GAGGCCTACGAGTTGAACGAATGGGAGATCATGGGGGCGGGTGACATTCTCTTGCTCTACACCGACGGGCTATCGGAGCACGCTGATGAGGAGAATCGATACTTCCCTGGCCGTCTCGAAGCGAAGGTGCGAGAGCTCAAGGATCGACGGGCCCGGGACATCGCCCAAGGAATCAAGGAGGATATTCTTTCATTCGCCGAGCCTTCGGACGACATCAGTCTCGTCGTCATCAAGCGAACGTAGCCATATCGATACCGATCTTTCGGCAGAAGTTTCCGAGTATCAGAGGCTCCGACCCGACCTAGCCCCGTCAGTGGGTCAGAGCGTAGACCATGTAGTTCACCCCGAGCTTGTAGGCTTCGTTGGTGATGTCGATCGGCAGCCACCCCGTGTCGGACCACTCCCAGTACTCGGCGATGTCGTTGTTGTAATTGACAATCGCCACCATGCGTTGGGCGGGGTCGTTATCCTCGAAGAGCCCGTAATAGCTCGGCATGACGTCGACGAGGGGGTGGGGAAAGTAGATCGTCTCCATGTCGAAGAACGAATGGAAGATCGGATGGTCGACGTCGATCCGGATGGGCCGGTACTCGGGCAATACCCGCCTCAGTTGTGCCTCGAGATTGTCCCACTGCTCGTTCTCGAAATCGTCGAAGATGAGGAAGCCTCCCTTCAGCACGTAATCGCGAAGGTTCGAGACCTCGCTCTCGGACATCGTCCAGAAACCGGGCTCGGAGATGTAGGCAACCGGATGGTGAAATAGCGCCGGGTCATCGAGCTCGAATACGTTCGTGCCTTCGAGCTCGACCGCCATCGTCGTGAGCTCGCTCAGAAGCCGGGATAGGTGC
This window of the Vicinamibacteria bacterium genome carries:
- a CDS encoding SpoIIE family protein phosphatase, whose protein sequence is EAYELNEWEIMGAGDILLLYTDGLSEHADEENRYFPGRLEAKVRELKDRRARDIAQGIKEDILSFAEPSDDISLVVIKRT
- a CDS encoding DUF4159 domain-containing protein, with translation MPRVVESLLKPLCPTLMRLLTLGASVTVALGLGWSQQYPREGEPNDELTSNPDYQDRFVFTRIRYGPSDLEWGFRWGGARWSHDYPRADRHLSRLLSELTTMAVELEGTNVFELDDPALFHHPVAYISEPGFWTMSESEVSNLRDYVLKGGFLIFDDFENEQWDNLEAQLRRVLPEYRPIRIDVDHPIFHSFFDMETIYFPHPLVDVMPSYYGLFEDNDPAQRMVAIVNYNNDIAEYWEWSDTGWLPIDITNEAYKLGVNYMVYALTH